Below is a window of Propionispora hippei DSM 15287 DNA.
TTATTTCCTTCGAGGATCTTCCGGGCAACAAGAAGTTGTATATCATCGTGGATAAAAGCAAACGCAACGATTTTGCCAAAGCATTCAAGGCAAACGACTGGAAGCTTGTTGAAACGTTGCCCAAAGCAGTTATCTATTATCGACCAGCTCAATAGTTCCAGGGTAGGCAATCAAGCCAACAAAAAGAAGGCGTCCCCAAAAGGGACGCCTTCTCAGGCTGTTGAAGAACCCCATGGTTTGGGAAAGATCTAAGCCATGGGGGTTTCTATTAGACAAAACAAAAGGAAAACCATCACTAAGTAGACTCAAAAAGAAAAGATTGCCGATACCTACGCCAGTCTGGCGAGGTGATTGGCAATCTTTTTCATGTTTTGACAAGCAGCCGTTAGTAACGCCTGCTCTTGTACATGCTCTCTACCCCTAAACCGGCAATAGCGAAGTCCGTGCAGTTGCTTAGCGTCTGCAAAACTCCGCTCAATGGTTTGACTTCTCT
It encodes the following:
- a CDS encoding transposase — translated: RSQTIERSFADAKQLHGLRYCRFRGREHVQEQALLTAACQNMKKIANHLARLA